One genomic window of Aquisalimonas sp. 2447 includes the following:
- a CDS encoding glycine betaine ABC transporter substrate-binding protein, giving the protein MSGTRSILLSLALLFILTGCGSDREPLQVGGTQSPEDQIVAELVAELAEAAGIPVKRRIGLGGSRLTLEALKRGEIDLYPEQTGAGLALLGLAQAPDADPDASIALLRDRYASLGLEWSEPLGFENGPRLVMLRDRALSLGIRSYSDLARYADQLALGIDSDMRARPVDGLAPLGRRYGMEFQRTLEIEPRDRSELYDRLLDGDIDVALTRSAAPQIQIFDLHVLEDDLDFFPRYDGALVYRQAVLERFPALEDVLGQLAGAIGKSQMQALSRSVMVRGEDPREVVRAELIRLGLIDGEIGERDRQALNLAVSLSANADGEVGTVLRQLRRSFPTSTVNLIRSDDPLGAIDDARARIALIGAPAFFAPGSADPATGQPPMRSGIEAVALVGTSFLQAFALKPEVSRLEDATVIATGPTGSSGFRVAQSIIDGLQLTATLSPVDGDTPVALADALVDSGADVAILMEPVGNSTALALLQRDLRLIGVDNWVQRNNRIVFPYLQPARLAPSDYARFFPAEHEGAARMSGFSQPVETLSTQLLVAGPAPPGDVRLSTQGPGASLIPRALPLTDQVVERINAGTGKAEDIYPILPQARALTPRLPQPPESLNPSPAASTLSMLALALLIWVTWLMLGPARPARLG; this is encoded by the coding sequence GTGAGCGGCACCCGCAGCATCCTACTAAGCCTCGCCCTGTTATTCATCCTTACCGGATGTGGCAGTGACCGCGAGCCATTACAGGTCGGTGGCACGCAGTCCCCGGAAGACCAGATCGTCGCCGAGCTGGTGGCCGAGCTCGCCGAAGCTGCCGGCATACCCGTGAAGCGACGCATCGGTCTGGGCGGCAGCCGGCTTACGCTTGAGGCCCTGAAACGTGGCGAGATCGATCTTTATCCCGAACAAACGGGGGCGGGTCTGGCGCTACTGGGACTCGCGCAAGCCCCCGACGCCGACCCGGATGCGTCCATCGCCCTGCTGCGCGATCGCTACGCCTCGCTCGGACTTGAGTGGAGCGAGCCGTTGGGCTTTGAAAACGGGCCCAGGCTTGTAATGCTGCGCGACCGCGCGCTCTCACTCGGCATTCGAAGCTATTCAGATCTGGCGCGCTACGCGGATCAGCTCGCGCTCGGGATCGACAGCGATATGCGGGCTCGCCCCGTCGACGGTCTTGCGCCCCTTGGCCGGCGCTATGGCATGGAGTTCCAAAGGACCCTCGAGATTGAGCCGCGCGACCGAAGCGAACTCTATGATCGCCTGCTGGACGGTGATATCGATGTCGCACTGACCCGCTCAGCCGCCCCCCAGATCCAGATCTTCGACCTGCATGTGCTTGAGGACGATCTTGATTTCTTTCCTCGCTATGACGGCGCCCTGGTCTATCGTCAGGCGGTCCTGGAACGCTTTCCGGCGCTGGAAGACGTCCTCGGGCAACTGGCCGGTGCAATCGGGAAATCGCAGATGCAGGCGCTGAGTAGAAGTGTCATGGTGCGGGGTGAGGATCCGCGTGAAGTGGTACGGGCAGAATTGATCCGTCTCGGTCTGATCGATGGCGAGATCGGGGAGCGCGATCGTCAGGCCCTGAACCTGGCGGTTTCCCTTTCGGCAAACGCGGATGGGGAGGTGGGAACCGTTCTACGTCAGCTGCGCCGATCATTCCCGACCAGCACCGTGAACCTGATCCGATCCGATGATCCGCTTGGCGCGATCGACGATGCGCGCGCGCGGATTGCGCTGATCGGCGCGCCGGCATTTTTTGCGCCCGGCTCGGCCGATCCAGCCACCGGGCAGCCTCCAATGCGCTCCGGCATCGAGGCCGTGGCTCTGGTTGGGACGAGTTTTCTGCAGGCCTTTGCACTGAAACCGGAAGTCAGTCGCCTCGAGGACGCGACCGTGATCGCGACTGGGCCCACGGGTTCCAGTGGCTTTCGAGTCGCGCAGTCCATTATCGACGGCCTACAATTGACCGCCACACTTAGCCCGGTTGACGGCGATACACCCGTTGCCCTGGCCGACGCCCTGGTCGATAGCGGGGCCGACGTCGCGATCCTGATGGAGCCTGTCGGCAACTCGACCGCTCTGGCCCTGCTGCAGCGGGATCTGCGGCTGATCGGCGTCGACAACTGGGTGCAGCGTAACAACCGCATTGTCTTTCCTTACCTGCAGCCGGCGCGCCTCGCCCCCTCCGACTACGCACGTTTTTTCCCAGCGGAGCATGAGGGGGCCGCGCGGATGTCCGGATTCAGCCAGCCAGTCGAGACCCTGTCCACGCAACTCTTGGTGGCAGGACCCGCCCCGCCGGGGGATGTGAGGCTCTCGACCCAGGGCCCGGGAGCGAGCCTTATTCCCCGCGCCCTCCCTTTGACCGACCAGGTGGTCGAGCGCATCAATGCTGGCACCGGAAAGGCTGAGGATATCTATCCGATTCTGCCGCAGGCGCGTGCATTGACCCCGCGATTACCGCAGCCCCCGGAGTCACTGAATCCCTCGCCGGCCGCATCCACTCTTTCCATGCTGGCGTTAGCGTTGCTGATCTGGGTGACCTGGCTGATGCTGGGGCCGGCACGCCCGGCGCGCCTTGGTTGA
- a CDS encoding BCCT family transporter codes for MSRPVEQRRFTLNRVFVVSLILVAAFGTWGLIDPEGMSSTSLGFTTFMLTSIGWYWLLISTGFLILAGFLAFGPYGGVKLGDDDEEPEFSTVSWIAMLFAGGMGAGLIFWGVAEPLYHFREPPGMPGETAEAARAAFALTNLHWGLHAWSIYGICAMVIAYFTFRKKQKPLISTPIEALFPGVAGQRLGQVANVLGVFAVVFGLAGSLTMGTLQIRAGLGELSGTPLSFGMSLAIMAVMYATYMTSTAVGVDKGIKLLSNINMAVAVLMVIYIAFVGPTAFIFETLVDSFGSYLTQLPNLAFHLLPFEGLQGWTASWTLTYMIWWLAWGPFVGIFIARISRGRTIREFCAGVIIVPTLFSLFWFAVLGGAGVFIELFGGGGIAELVSQDVSRAFFIFLDFFPFGQLLGFIALFLIFIFLVTSADSGSFVLSMMTSEGQLNPPLTYKLVWGTLVAVLTVATLFSGSVEVAKAMAVTGAIPFSVVLLLQVVGFLRTIRTERGGARVHSLRASARSING; via the coding sequence ATGTCCCGGCCCGTCGAGCAACGCCGCTTCACCCTGAACCGGGTTTTCGTGGTCTCACTCATCCTGGTCGCCGCCTTCGGCACCTGGGGGCTGATCGATCCCGAGGGCATGAGCAGCACGTCCCTTGGTTTCACAACTTTTATGCTCACCAGCATCGGCTGGTACTGGTTGCTGATTAGCACCGGCTTTCTGATCCTCGCAGGATTCCTCGCCTTCGGCCCCTACGGCGGCGTGAAGCTGGGTGACGATGACGAGGAACCCGAGTTCTCGACCGTCTCCTGGATCGCGATGCTCTTCGCCGGGGGCATGGGCGCAGGCTTGATCTTCTGGGGTGTTGCGGAACCGCTGTACCACTTCCGTGAGCCGCCCGGGATGCCGGGCGAGACCGCCGAGGCCGCCAGGGCTGCATTCGCCCTGACGAACCTGCACTGGGGGCTGCACGCCTGGTCGATTTATGGCATCTGCGCCATGGTGATTGCCTATTTCACCTTCCGGAAGAAGCAGAAACCGCTGATTTCCACTCCGATCGAGGCCCTTTTCCCGGGGGTTGCGGGCCAGCGCCTGGGTCAGGTTGCCAATGTCCTTGGTGTCTTCGCCGTCGTCTTCGGTCTTGCTGGCTCGCTGACCATGGGCACCCTGCAGATCCGGGCGGGCCTTGGCGAACTGAGTGGCACGCCCCTGAGCTTCGGTATGTCCCTGGCAATCATGGCGGTCATGTATGCCACCTACATGACCTCCACGGCTGTCGGTGTCGACAAGGGCATCAAGCTCCTGTCCAACATCAACATGGCGGTGGCTGTTCTGATGGTGATCTACATTGCCTTTGTCGGTCCGACCGCTTTCATTTTCGAGACGCTGGTGGATTCCTTCGGCAGCTATTTGACCCAGCTTCCGAATCTCGCCTTTCACCTGTTGCCGTTCGAGGGACTGCAGGGCTGGACCGCCAGCTGGACCCTGACCTACATGATCTGGTGGCTGGCATGGGGGCCCTTCGTCGGCATCTTCATCGCCCGCATCAGCCGCGGCCGGACGATTCGCGAGTTCTGCGCCGGAGTCATCATCGTACCCACGCTTTTCTCGCTGTTCTGGTTCGCGGTGCTGGGCGGGGCGGGCGTATTCATCGAGCTCTTCGGGGGCGGAGGGATTGCCGAACTCGTGTCCCAGGACGTCAGCCGTGCGTTCTTCATCTTTCTCGATTTCTTTCCGTTCGGGCAGCTGCTGGGCTTTATTGCTCTGTTCCTGATTTTCATCTTCCTGGTGACTTCCGCGGATTCGGGAAGCTTCGTGCTGTCGATGATGACCAGCGAAGGCCAGCTGAACCCGCCGCTGACCTACAAGCTGGTATGGGGCACCCTGGTCGCCGTGCTCACCGTTGCCACCCTGTTTAGTGGCTCGGTTGAAGTCGCCAAGGCGATGGCGGTCACCGGCGCGATTCCGTTTTCCGTGGTACTGCTGCTGCAGGTGGTGGGTTTTCTGAGAACAATTCGAACCGAACGCGGAGGTGCTCGTGTGCACTCCCTACGCGCATCGGCGCGGTCGATCAACGGGTAA
- a CDS encoding YbaY family lipoprotein, whose protein sequence is MHCLFRTSALKRARNYETNWTIRQRVQSIWNREAKRKAEFNREKTMRQPLKMSFLLTLLMMTGCAAKVSQTDMAEVSGNAFYVERIAAPPNARLEVVLQDISQPGRGAERLGKMVVESAGQPPYAFRIQYDPAQIDPRHTYSVAARLYDGDKLIFVTDQVHQVITRGFPSTATLRMRRVGSARAHPLGELPATFTGTLPCASCPGIDYHLNLLDDGVYFLRQAYQDRAGSPSDDIGRYLLSSDGDQLTLYGGREAPLRLAVSAPDTLRLLDRDGGHIESELNYNLERQPAFQPLEPRLLLMGMYRYVAGAGRFQECLTGLELPVATEADNRALEEAYLAARDEPGEALRVSLDGQIVSRMPMEGPGPVLTLVPERFIDVSPELTCPPPVKLADLKNTYWRAVFLDDDHVQRAPDQREPHLVFHEGNRLAGSDGCNRISGAYERKGASIQLSRVATTRMACAEGMEQASRFLKALEEVSRYSIIGRHMEMLDESGTLRLRLEATALH, encoded by the coding sequence ATGCACTGCCTTTTCCGAACCTCGGCGTTAAAGCGCGCAAGGAATTACGAGACCAACTGGACTATCCGCCAAAGGGTTCAGTCGATCTGGAATCGCGAGGCGAAAAGAAAGGCTGAATTCAATCGAGAGAAGACCATGCGACAACCGTTGAAAATGTCCTTCCTGTTAACGTTATTGATGATGACCGGCTGCGCAGCCAAGGTCAGCCAGACCGATATGGCCGAGGTCAGCGGCAACGCGTTTTATGTCGAGCGCATTGCTGCGCCGCCAAATGCCAGGCTGGAAGTGGTTCTCCAGGACATCAGCCAGCCGGGCCGGGGTGCCGAGCGTCTGGGCAAGATGGTCGTGGAGAGCGCCGGACAACCGCCTTACGCATTCCGGATCCAGTACGACCCGGCGCAGATCGACCCGCGGCATACCTACAGTGTGGCAGCGCGCCTTTACGATGGTGACAAGCTAATATTCGTCACCGACCAAGTCCACCAGGTTATCACCCGGGGCTTCCCGTCGACGGCCACCCTGCGGATGCGCCGGGTCGGCAGTGCTCGCGCGCACCCGCTTGGGGAGCTCCCGGCGACCTTCACGGGAACGCTGCCCTGTGCCAGTTGCCCGGGTATCGATTACCACCTGAATCTGCTGGACGATGGCGTGTACTTCCTGCGGCAGGCGTACCAGGATCGTGCAGGTAGCCCGTCTGACGACATCGGGCGTTACCTGCTGTCGTCAGACGGTGATCAGCTCACGCTCTACGGTGGCCGGGAGGCGCCGCTGCGCCTTGCCGTCTCGGCGCCGGACACCCTGCGCCTACTGGACCGCGATGGGGGGCACATCGAGTCTGAACTCAACTACAACCTTGAGCGCCAGCCAGCATTCCAGCCGCTCGAGCCGCGGTTGCTGCTCATGGGTATGTACCGGTATGTGGCCGGGGCCGGACGCTTCCAGGAATGCCTGACCGGTCTCGAACTGCCGGTAGCCACGGAAGCCGACAACCGCGCCCTCGAGGAGGCCTACCTTGCGGCGCGTGACGAGCCCGGGGAAGCGTTGCGGGTGAGCCTCGATGGTCAAATCGTGTCGCGCATGCCGATGGAGGGGCCAGGCCCAGTATTGACGCTCGTGCCCGAGCGGTTCATCGACGTTTCGCCAGAGCTCACATGCCCGCCGCCGGTCAAACTTGCCGACCTCAAGAATACGTATTGGAGAGCAGTGTTCCTCGATGATGATCACGTGCAGCGCGCACCGGATCAGCGTGAGCCCCATCTGGTGTTCCACGAGGGAAATCGGCTCGCCGGTTCCGACGGCTGTAATCGCATTAGCGGTGCCTACGAACGAAAGGGCGCATCGATCCAGCTCTCCAGGGTCGCGACGACTCGCATGGCCTGTGCCGAGGGCATGGAGCAGGCAAGTCGATTCCTGAAGGCGCTCGAGGAGGTGAGCAGATACAGCATCATCGGGCGGCACATGGAAATGCTGGATGAATCCGGAACGCTGCGGCTGCGCCTCGAGGCAACCGCACTTCACTGA
- a CDS encoding mechanosensitive ion channel family protein: MKNILIAFMALLTLVSPATADEMQDWTGVWDTQWRGGGAVVELHQDGKDVVGTYPGFEGVIEGRIDGTQLNGTWMDAAGEGVFTFVMSPDQQTFMGRFGTGEWWTGARTQIDMASAFFGELDMSSPERTLESFVRAGNKAGEGRSDRLGIVLPLLDFSANGEELTPYQRIDLTRLFFQIVDRLTFRIWELRPIGDITGETDYTVELTQAGSNLSYPVTFRAVDAGDERSGPAWRLVIPPEGEMRESLEELTAIHGGVVPHSRAHRELGSPRATMRTFIEYWDQAEKKNTELFLETMDLSRIPAAIRNEEGALLGEYLIEVLYRIGRPLRQEIPDNPERRGRYVHFLHPTGLVEIVPSEREDGSVQWQFSADTMDSARQLFMALEDMPLLGDKERAHQPTTFFQLRNQVRGLHRDLLQETRAGVELWQWLALTLWLLMALPLGWVLTWGAAKVLRLQTHEDEHSLSAAVRFIWPLRLVFVAAIGLFAVQSLGLPQSVDIPLRVFFSVILSIIGGWLAYNFVDKINEFLELRATQDQILRSLATSIAKLAVIIGAILFLAEVLSIPYQGVIAGLGIGGLAVALAARSTLENLIGGLTLFADKPVEAGDFCQVGEHLGVIEGIGLRSVKLRSLDRTIITIPNAEFINLNIENLTRRDRILLRKTIGLRYETTPDQLRWVLTEIRILLLKHPMITPEPSRARFLGFGEHSVDIEIFAYVKTNDWNEFLAVQEDVFLRLIDIVEESGTGVAFPSVVNYLARDGGIDEESTERAEQIVRELRDGDALPFPNLGVKARKELRDQLDYPPKGSVDLESRGEKKG, translated from the coding sequence ATGAAAAACATTCTGATTGCATTCATGGCCCTGCTAACTCTGGTGTCTCCGGCAACAGCGGACGAGATGCAGGACTGGACGGGGGTATGGGACACGCAGTGGCGCGGTGGCGGCGCGGTGGTGGAACTACACCAGGACGGCAAGGATGTTGTCGGAACCTATCCCGGATTCGAGGGTGTTATCGAGGGTCGCATCGACGGCACTCAGCTCAACGGGACCTGGATGGATGCCGCTGGCGAAGGGGTTTTCACCTTCGTCATGTCGCCGGACCAACAAACGTTCATGGGGCGCTTCGGCACGGGAGAGTGGTGGACCGGTGCGCGCACGCAGATCGATATGGCGAGTGCCTTTTTTGGCGAACTCGACATGTCAAGCCCGGAGCGAACGCTGGAGTCCTTTGTTCGGGCCGGGAACAAGGCGGGGGAAGGCCGAAGCGATCGGCTGGGCATTGTCCTTCCCCTGCTGGACTTTTCGGCCAACGGGGAGGAGCTGACGCCCTATCAACGCATCGATCTGACACGCTTGTTTTTCCAGATCGTTGACCGCCTGACGTTTCGCATCTGGGAACTGCGCCCAATCGGGGACATCACTGGCGAGACAGATTACACGGTTGAACTGACTCAGGCGGGTAGCAACCTGAGTTATCCGGTGACTTTTAGAGCCGTGGATGCCGGCGACGAACGAAGTGGGCCTGCATGGCGCCTGGTGATCCCGCCGGAAGGCGAGATGCGTGAATCATTGGAGGAACTGACGGCGATCCACGGAGGGGTGGTCCCGCATTCACGCGCCCATCGTGAACTCGGCTCGCCCCGAGCCACAATGCGGACCTTCATCGAGTACTGGGACCAGGCTGAAAAAAAGAATACCGAGCTGTTTCTGGAAACCATGGATCTGTCCCGGATACCGGCTGCGATACGCAACGAAGAAGGCGCCCTGCTCGGGGAGTATCTCATTGAAGTGCTTTACCGTATCGGACGCCCGTTACGCCAGGAAATACCGGATAACCCGGAACGGCGCGGGCGGTACGTTCATTTTCTTCACCCGACCGGGCTTGTGGAGATCGTGCCGTCTGAGCGGGAAGACGGGTCCGTCCAATGGCAGTTCAGTGCCGACACCATGGACAGCGCGCGCCAGCTGTTCATGGCGTTGGAGGATATGCCGCTGCTCGGCGATAAGGAGCGCGCCCACCAACCCACAACCTTTTTCCAATTGCGTAATCAGGTTCGCGGCCTCCACCGAGACCTGCTTCAAGAGACGCGCGCAGGCGTGGAGCTTTGGCAATGGCTCGCCTTGACGCTATGGCTCCTCATGGCTCTTCCCCTGGGTTGGGTGCTCACCTGGGGTGCCGCCAAAGTCCTCCGGCTACAAACGCATGAGGACGAGCATTCCCTCTCTGCTGCCGTCCGCTTTATCTGGCCATTACGCCTGGTCTTCGTTGCAGCTATCGGGCTATTCGCAGTCCAGAGTCTGGGCCTCCCCCAATCGGTCGATATACCCTTGCGCGTTTTCTTCAGTGTGATTCTATCGATTATTGGAGGCTGGCTCGCGTATAACTTTGTAGACAAGATCAATGAGTTTCTTGAATTACGCGCCACGCAAGATCAAATTCTTCGCTCTTTGGCCACTTCTATCGCCAAACTGGCTGTTATCATTGGCGCTATTCTATTCCTCGCCGAGGTTCTTTCCATACCCTATCAAGGCGTGATTGCCGGGCTGGGTATCGGCGGCCTGGCCGTGGCTCTGGCAGCACGCAGCACTCTGGAAAACCTGATTGGCGGCCTCACACTGTTTGCTGACAAACCCGTGGAGGCGGGAGACTTTTGCCAAGTAGGGGAGCATCTGGGCGTTATCGAGGGCATCGGCTTGCGATCGGTGAAGTTGCGTTCCCTGGATAGAACCATCATCACAATTCCAAATGCTGAATTCATCAACCTTAATATCGAGAATCTGACCAGGCGCGACAGAATACTCCTGCGCAAAACGATTGGGCTGCGCTACGAAACAACACCTGACCAGTTACGCTGGGTACTGACCGAGATTCGCATTCTACTTCTGAAGCACCCGATGATTACACCTGAACCGTCAAGGGCTCGATTCCTTGGTTTTGGTGAACACTCGGTTGACATAGAAATCTTTGCCTATGTCAAAACCAATGACTGGAACGAATTCCTTGCCGTTCAGGAAGATGTTTTTCTGCGCCTGATCGACATTGTCGAAGAATCGGGAACCGGGGTTGCCTTCCCGTCGGTTGTCAATTATCTAGCCCGTGACGGCGGGATTGATGAGGAAAGCACTGAGCGTGCCGAGCAAATCGTTCGCGAGCTGCGTGATGGTGATGCACTGCCTTTTCCGAACCTCGGCGTTAAAGCGCGCAAGGAATTACGAGACCAACTGGACTATCCGCCAAAGGGTTCAGTCGATCTGGAATCGCGAGGCGAAAAGAAAGGCTGA